In one window of Polynucleobacter sp. AM-7D1 DNA:
- a CDS encoding Ldh family oxidoreductase, protein MNLTYSQMHDLAEAGLRASGIGSKAANETAQFLALAELDGLSSHGLARVAQYAAHAKNGRIELDPKMKVRPFKTAAALVDACDGLAFPALRFATDLSVNLASKNGLGLVAVNNSHHFGVAGHYVEAAARAGYISLLFGNTPAAMPMVGGTRAIFGTNPLAAAFPIGSVDPLVIDMSLSAVARGKLLISAKNGQSIPEGWALTAQGKPTTDPQEGLKGLMVPLGGDKGALLALIVELLVVGLSGSRFSYEADSFFDAKGNRPRIGQLILTIDPGLSGPSIFASRMSDLLQTLAEDSGTRPPGQRRFKQRAMGLENGVTVSDVVVEEIQTGIRQLWTK, encoded by the coding sequence ATGAATCTCACTTATTCTCAAATGCATGATTTAGCCGAGGCTGGTCTCAGAGCCTCTGGAATAGGCAGTAAGGCTGCTAATGAAACTGCACAGTTTCTAGCCCTAGCAGAATTAGATGGGCTTTCTTCCCATGGCTTGGCTAGGGTTGCGCAATATGCTGCACATGCAAAAAATGGCCGTATTGAGCTTGACCCCAAAATGAAGGTGCGACCTTTCAAGACTGCCGCGGCATTGGTGGATGCTTGTGATGGGCTAGCATTTCCAGCACTTCGTTTTGCGACTGACCTTTCTGTAAATTTGGCATCCAAAAATGGGCTTGGTCTGGTGGCGGTAAATAATAGTCATCATTTTGGAGTTGCTGGCCACTACGTTGAGGCCGCCGCCCGTGCCGGCTACATTTCCTTGTTATTTGGCAATACCCCCGCCGCGATGCCAATGGTTGGTGGTACTCGGGCTATTTTTGGTACCAACCCTCTCGCTGCCGCATTTCCGATTGGAAGTGTCGATCCCTTGGTGATTGATATGTCTCTTTCTGCTGTTGCGCGTGGCAAATTATTGATTTCAGCTAAAAATGGCCAATCCATTCCTGAGGGTTGGGCTCTAACTGCTCAGGGTAAGCCCACAACTGATCCTCAGGAGGGTCTCAAGGGATTGATGGTTCCTTTGGGTGGCGATAAAGGTGCATTGCTGGCGCTGATTGTTGAGTTGTTGGTAGTAGGACTTTCTGGCAGTCGCTTCTCCTATGAGGCGGATTCCTTTTTTGATGCTAAAGGCAACCGTCCGCGTATCGGCCAGTTGATATTAACCATTGATCCTGGCTTATCAGGCCCTTCAATCTTTGCCAGCAGAATGAGCGATTTATTACAAACTCTGGCTGAAGATTCTGGCACCCGCCCGCCAGGTCAGCGACGTTTTAAACAGCGTGCTATGGGCCTTGAGAATGGCGTCACAGTTTCTGATGTAGTTGTGGAAGAAATTCAAACTGGTATTCGCCAGTTATGGACTAAGTAG
- the sdhC gene encoding succinate dehydrogenase, cytochrome b556 subunit, with protein MSSRPKIDLRAKSHLSYFAYACHRFSGLLLACFIPLHFLMLSQSLRGASGFERYLGLTDFWVFKFGEWALVILLAIHLVGGIRLLMIEFGPWRGLRKAWTQAAILFGIACGLLFLYLAN; from the coding sequence ATGAGTTCTCGACCAAAAATTGACTTACGCGCAAAGAGTCATCTCTCCTATTTTGCTTATGCGTGCCATCGCTTCTCAGGATTACTTTTGGCTTGTTTCATCCCTTTGCATTTCTTAATGCTTTCTCAGTCTTTGCGCGGAGCTAGTGGCTTTGAGCGCTATTTGGGGTTAACCGATTTTTGGGTATTCAAATTTGGTGAATGGGCACTCGTTATTTTGCTAGCCATTCATTTAGTTGGTGGGATTCGACTACTCATGATTGAGTTTGGTCCATGGCGCGGTCTTCGTAAGGCTTGGACACAGGCAGCCATCTTATTCGGCATCGCTTGCGGACTTCTATTTTTGTATTTAGCAAACTGA
- a CDS encoding fumarate hydratase C-terminal domain-containing protein — protein MAHYNLPTPVSEADIRKLRINDTVTLQNTLFGIRDATQIHLFDKGRKTRFDLSGHAVIHTAPNVRKVPVSTEFPAGYQPICIGTTTSDRMERFTRPLMTENGVRMIVGKGGMREGSAAAFQEIGGVYLAIIGGTAALETTWIEQIEDVDMDDLNPESLWRFKIKDFGPLLVAMDSHGGSIYQEVKGDVARNKEAVLKSFGIAS, from the coding sequence ATGGCCCATTACAACCTTCCAACTCCTGTTAGCGAAGCTGATATTCGTAAACTTCGCATTAACGACACAGTAACGTTGCAAAACACTTTGTTTGGTATTCGAGATGCCACGCAGATTCACTTATTCGATAAAGGCCGGAAAACTCGATTTGATTTGAGTGGCCATGCTGTCATCCATACGGCACCTAATGTACGCAAAGTTCCGGTTAGCACAGAATTTCCAGCTGGCTATCAGCCAATCTGCATTGGCACAACTACCTCAGATCGCATGGAGCGGTTTACCCGCCCATTAATGACTGAAAATGGCGTTCGCATGATTGTTGGTAAGGGTGGTATGCGAGAAGGGTCTGCGGCAGCCTTTCAGGAAATTGGCGGCGTGTATCTTGCAATTATTGGTGGCACAGCAGCGCTTGAGACGACTTGGATTGAGCAGATTGAAGATGTAGACATGGATGACCTCAATCCAGAGTCTCTCTGGCGTTTCAAGATTAAAGATTTTGGCCCTTTGCTAGTGGCGATGGATAGTCATGGCGGAAGTATTTATCAAGAAGTTAAAGGTGATGTTGCTCGTAATAAAGAGGCTGTATTGAAGAGTTTTGGAATTGCATCATGA
- a CDS encoding L-aspartate oxidase, which produces MNISTLETDILILGSGGAGLFAALHAHQTNPNLHITIAVKGLLGKCGCTRMVQGGYNVALAEGDSVERHFMDTIEGGKWLSDQELAWTLVSKAVERIHELENELGCFFDRNPDGTVHQKAFAGQTFDRTVHKGDLTGIEIINRLAEQVWARGIHRLEEHRAVELIHSTDGKFLAGVLMLNMQTGQFTLVRAKAVLLATGGGPTMYKYHTPSGDKSCDGLAMALRAGLTLRDMEMVQFHPTGMLAGPGTRMTGTVLEEGLRGAGGYLLNGNHERFMGNYDPRNERATRDIVSRSINSEIRAGRATPNGGVYIQMSHLGPDNVRQQFKGMVERCADSGFDLAGDLVEVVPTAHYMMGGLVFKKDCSTELPGLFAAGEDTGGVHGANRLGGNGVANSTVYGGIAGEEMAKWVTSQSFQECNMSEVLASIEAHESPLKKPAGDIEMIRDALAECMWDDVGISRSRDNLIQARVKLDELERQLDQMGVGDIQRQYSITWQDWMNLRNLILVSKAVTEAALSRENSRGAHYRDDFPEPGPLESSYFTAVQLSDQGLRIENRPVQFTMIKPGETILVES; this is translated from the coding sequence ATGAATATCTCCACGCTTGAAACGGACATCCTGATTCTGGGTTCTGGTGGCGCAGGACTATTTGCAGCTTTGCATGCACATCAAACCAATCCAAATCTTCACATCACTATTGCTGTAAAGGGTCTGCTTGGTAAGTGCGGTTGTACCCGCATGGTTCAGGGTGGTTACAACGTAGCGTTAGCTGAAGGTGACTCTGTAGAGCGTCACTTTATGGATACGATTGAGGGCGGCAAGTGGTTATCCGATCAAGAGCTTGCATGGACTTTGGTCAGTAAGGCTGTAGAACGTATTCATGAGCTGGAAAATGAGCTCGGTTGTTTCTTTGATCGCAATCCAGATGGGACTGTGCATCAAAAAGCATTTGCAGGACAAACATTTGATCGCACAGTTCATAAGGGTGATTTAACTGGAATTGAAATTATTAATCGTCTTGCCGAACAAGTATGGGCAAGAGGCATTCATCGTCTCGAGGAGCACAGGGCTGTTGAATTGATTCATAGTACAGATGGCAAATTCCTTGCTGGCGTCCTAATGCTCAATATGCAAACTGGTCAGTTCACTCTCGTACGTGCTAAGGCAGTCCTTTTAGCCACGGGTGGTGGACCTACTATGTATAAGTATCACACCCCTTCAGGCGATAAGAGTTGTGATGGCTTGGCTATGGCGCTACGCGCAGGCCTTACTCTGCGTGACATGGAGATGGTGCAGTTCCATCCAACAGGAATGTTGGCAGGGCCTGGAACTAGGATGACTGGTACTGTTCTTGAGGAAGGTCTGCGTGGTGCAGGCGGATATTTACTCAATGGCAATCATGAGCGATTTATGGGTAACTATGATCCTCGTAATGAGCGTGCTACACGAGACATTGTTTCGAGATCGATTAACTCAGAGATTCGGGCTGGTAGAGCAACACCTAATGGTGGTGTTTATATTCAGATGAGTCATCTAGGGCCCGATAATGTCCGTCAGCAATTTAAGGGTATGGTTGAACGTTGCGCTGATAGCGGATTTGATCTTGCTGGCGACTTGGTGGAGGTGGTGCCAACAGCACACTACATGATGGGTGGCCTAGTATTTAAAAAAGATTGCAGCACAGAGTTGCCGGGATTATTTGCTGCTGGTGAAGATACCGGCGGTGTGCATGGTGCTAATCGCTTGGGTGGCAATGGGGTAGCTAATTCCACTGTGTATGGCGGTATTGCGGGTGAAGAGATGGCCAAGTGGGTGACTTCACAATCTTTCCAAGAGTGCAATATGTCGGAGGTTCTAGCTAGCATTGAAGCTCACGAATCTCCTCTCAAGAAACCTGCAGGTGATATTGAGATGATTCGCGATGCTCTGGCAGAGTGCATGTGGGACGATGTTGGAATTTCACGTAGCAGAGACAATTTGATTCAGGCTCGAGTTAAATTGGATGAATTAGAGCGGCAGTTGGATCAAATGGGTGTCGGCGATATTCAGAGGCAGTACAGCATTACTTGGCAGGATTGGATGAATTTACGCAATTTGATCCTAGTGAGTAAGGCGGTAACTGAGGCGGCTCTCTCAAGAGAAAATTCAAGAGGTGCTCACTATCGCGATGATTTCCCCGAGCCGGGGCCATTGGAGAGTTCCTATTTCACTGCGGTGCAGTTAAGCGATCAGGGCTTAAGAATTGAAAATAGACCAGTTCAATTCACCATGATTAAGCCAGGCGAGACGATCTTAGTTGAGAGTTAA
- a CDS encoding LysR substrate-binding domain-containing protein, which yields MSSIRILKNFLAITRHKSVAAAAKEIGLTAAAAGQQLAQLESELGVELFDRTKRSLSLNHQGRSLIEPIQEIVARYEALGSELKSELSGTIVLGALVSTLMGAFGSTLNKLKQTYPSLEVKLIAGLSSNFLDQVLEGSLDAAIVTESPYALPQNIQWTELYTEPMVLIYPTVKNAKGADPKNIANDLPFIRFERNTWTGHLVDQTIRSSKLNVKEGMELNSVEAIIELVRQGLGYSIVPKLANISWESDRQLKISELPGKTIYRKVGLLEKRKHSRQNMTQEIKKYFLEQVSTKEKPPRGVV from the coding sequence ATGTCTAGCATTCGGATACTAAAAAACTTTCTAGCAATAACAAGGCACAAGAGTGTCGCGGCTGCAGCTAAAGAAATTGGGCTCACGGCCGCAGCAGCAGGCCAGCAACTTGCACAGTTGGAGTCTGAGCTTGGCGTAGAGTTATTTGATAGAACCAAGCGCTCTCTTAGCCTAAATCACCAGGGCAGATCGTTAATAGAGCCTATTCAAGAGATTGTCGCGCGGTATGAGGCCCTGGGTTCTGAATTGAAGTCCGAGCTCAGTGGAACTATTGTTTTGGGGGCTCTTGTTTCAACCTTGATGGGAGCCTTTGGCAGCACTCTCAATAAACTCAAGCAGACCTATCCCAGTCTTGAGGTAAAGCTAATAGCGGGTCTATCCAGCAACTTTTTAGATCAAGTGCTGGAAGGTAGTTTAGATGCAGCGATTGTTACTGAGTCCCCATATGCGTTACCGCAAAATATTCAGTGGACGGAGTTGTACACCGAACCCATGGTCTTGATTTACCCTACAGTTAAAAACGCAAAAGGTGCAGATCCTAAAAATATCGCAAACGACTTACCGTTTATTCGCTTTGAGAGAAACACTTGGACAGGTCATCTGGTAGATCAAACTATTCGATCAAGTAAGTTAAACGTTAAAGAGGGTATGGAACTCAATTCAGTTGAGGCCATCATTGAGCTAGTGCGCCAAGGGCTTGGTTACTCTATTGTTCCCAAGCTAGCCAATATCTCCTGGGAAAGCGACCGCCAACTCAAAATATCCGAACTACCTGGCAAAACAATTTACAGAAAAGTTGGTTTACTAGAAAAACGTAAGCACTCCCGTCAAAACATGACTCAAGAAATAAAAAAGTATTTTTTAGAGCAAGTCAGCACAAAAGAAAAACCACCCCGCGGGGTGGTTTGA
- a CDS encoding sulfite exporter TauE/SafE family protein encodes MIFDLIEPLSFALAVLIVLCAFFIFGVSGFGSSIVAVPLLVQMYPLKVVVPMMVLVDICASLYVGRKSSGDADIQELKWLFPFSVMGMFLGIFLLVKSPSEPLLLILGLFAAVNGVRVLIQRNVETRDPISKWWALPLGFLGGAFTALFATGGPLYVSYLGLRINNPKILRATMAFAIFMLTFLRLILMLVTGLILSWEVIGLAVLLMPVAFLGIWTGTHVHTRLSNSMMRMAYGLILVFAGAILLIRQIA; translated from the coding sequence ATTATTTTTGATTTAATCGAACCACTCTCATTTGCGCTAGCAGTATTAATTGTTCTGTGCGCATTCTTTATCTTTGGGGTGTCAGGATTCGGATCCTCAATAGTGGCAGTCCCACTCCTGGTTCAGATGTACCCCTTAAAAGTAGTTGTGCCAATGATGGTATTGGTTGACATCTGCGCTTCCTTGTATGTTGGCAGGAAGTCCTCAGGTGACGCCGATATTCAAGAGCTGAAATGGCTATTTCCTTTTAGCGTTATGGGTATGTTCTTGGGAATTTTTTTGCTGGTTAAATCCCCAAGCGAACCTTTGTTATTGATTCTTGGATTATTTGCAGCGGTTAATGGCGTAAGGGTTCTCATTCAAAGGAATGTTGAAACGAGAGACCCCATTAGTAAATGGTGGGCATTACCCCTTGGTTTTTTGGGGGGTGCATTTACTGCGCTCTTTGCTACCGGTGGACCACTGTACGTCTCTTATCTAGGTCTTCGTATTAACAACCCTAAGATATTGCGCGCAACCATGGCGTTTGCCATCTTTATGTTGACCTTCTTGCGACTGATTCTGATGCTGGTAACTGGTCTGATATTAAGTTGGGAGGTAATCGGTTTGGCCGTGCTTCTGATGCCGGTAGCCTTTTTGGGAATATGGACTGGCACGCATGTCCATACCAGGCTGAGTAATTCCATGATGCGTATGGCCTACGGCTTAATCTTGGTATTTGCTGGTGCAATACTATTAATTAGACAGATTGCATAA
- a CDS encoding succinate dehydrogenase/fumarate reductase iron-sulfur subunit, which yields MPNSDLKVKVWRGAQEGEFVEYLVPRNPNQTVLDVVTYIQRKLDPTLSYRFACRVGMCGSCAMTVNGVARWTCRTHVSQIVEGDALEIAPLNNLPVIKDLATDMREFFNKWKGAVGFFKGDKTRHDDFAKVEPESTERQLANAGIECIGCGVCYSSCEVVEKRPNYLGPAALNRAWTLTNDIRDVQQLDRLRAVAGDEGCHACHTHGSCTERCPKKLEPTASIAGLKKLVARAAVRGSKWGKL from the coding sequence ATGCCAAATTCAGATCTCAAGGTAAAAGTCTGGCGCGGTGCTCAAGAAGGCGAGTTTGTTGAGTATTTAGTGCCACGTAATCCAAATCAAACGGTTTTGGATGTGGTGACCTACATTCAGCGAAAGTTAGACCCAACTCTCAGCTATCGCTTTGCTTGTCGAGTTGGTATGTGTGGCTCTTGCGCCATGACCGTCAACGGTGTTGCTCGCTGGACTTGCCGCACCCATGTCTCTCAAATTGTTGAGGGTGATGCGTTAGAGATTGCACCATTAAATAATCTTCCTGTCATTAAAGATCTCGCTACAGATATGCGTGAGTTCTTTAATAAGTGGAAAGGTGCTGTTGGCTTCTTTAAGGGTGATAAAACCCGTCATGATGATTTTGCAAAAGTTGAGCCAGAGTCAACCGAGCGCCAATTGGCAAATGCCGGTATTGAGTGTATTGGTTGTGGAGTCTGCTATTCCTCTTGTGAGGTGGTTGAAAAACGTCCTAACTATCTTGGTCCTGCAGCTTTGAATCGTGCTTGGACACTAACAAATGACATACGTGATGTGCAGCAATTGGATCGCCTGCGTGCAGTTGCTGGTGACGAAGGCTGTCATGCATGCCATACGCACGGATCCTGTACTGAGCGCTGTCCGAAAAAGCTTGAGCCTACAGCCAGTATTGCCGGCCTTAAGAAATTAGTAGCCAGAGCTGCGGTACGTGGCAGTAAATGGGGCAAGTTATGA
- a CDS encoding UxaA family hydrolase: MTNLKDATFLGYRRENGRMGIRNHVLILPLDDLSNAACEAVANNIKGAMAIPHSYGRLQFGADLDLHFRTLIGTGCNPNVAAVVVIGIEPQWTKIVVDGIKASGKPVEGFWIEGNGDTATIASASKAAYSMMKHASKQKRVSAPLSELWVSTKCGESDTTSGCGANPTVGDAFDKLYEIGSTLVFGETTELTGGEHLVEARCRTPEVKKKFREMFDRYQDVIERHKTSDLSDSQPTKGNIAGGLTTIEEKALGNIQKIGKKCIVDSVLDKGEEPKIPGLHFMDSSSAAAEMVTLCAAAGFAAHFFPTGQGNVIGNAILPVIKICANPKTVRTMGEHIDVDVSGLLRREENMDDAGNKLLDCLKRTADGELTASEILGHREFVLTRLYESA, encoded by the coding sequence ATGACCAATTTAAAAGACGCGACCTTTTTAGGCTACCGCCGCGAAAACGGCCGCATGGGTATTCGTAATCATGTATTGATTTTGCCTTTAGATGACTTGTCTAACGCGGCTTGTGAAGCAGTAGCAAACAACATCAAAGGTGCAATGGCAATCCCGCACTCCTATGGCCGTTTGCAGTTCGGAGCTGACTTAGACTTGCATTTCCGCACCTTAATTGGAACTGGCTGCAACCCTAACGTAGCTGCAGTCGTAGTTATTGGTATTGAGCCACAGTGGACAAAGATTGTTGTAGACGGCATCAAAGCTTCTGGCAAGCCAGTAGAAGGCTTCTGGATTGAAGGTAATGGCGACACTGCAACTATTGCTTCTGCAAGCAAAGCTGCCTACAGCATGATGAAGCATGCATCTAAGCAAAAACGCGTGTCTGCACCTCTATCCGAGTTGTGGGTATCTACTAAGTGTGGCGAGTCCGATACCACTTCTGGTTGCGGTGCAAACCCAACTGTTGGTGATGCATTCGATAAGCTTTATGAAATTGGCTCTACCTTGGTATTTGGTGAGACTACCGAGTTAACTGGTGGTGAGCATTTAGTTGAGGCACGTTGCCGCACTCCTGAAGTAAAGAAAAAGTTTCGCGAGATGTTTGACCGTTACCAGGATGTGATTGAGCGTCACAAGACGAGCGATTTGTCTGACTCTCAGCCAACCAAAGGCAATATTGCAGGTGGTTTAACAACTATCGAAGAGAAAGCCCTCGGCAATATCCAAAAAATTGGTAAAAAATGTATTGTGGATAGCGTGCTTGATAAAGGTGAAGAGCCAAAGATTCCTGGACTGCATTTTATGGACTCATCATCAGCAGCAGCTGAAATGGTAACTCTGTGTGCTGCAGCTGGTTTCGCGGCCCATTTCTTCCCGACAGGTCAGGGTAACGTGATTGGCAATGCCATTCTTCCGGTAATTAAGATTTGCGCAAATCCAAAGACTGTTCGTACGATGGGTGAGCACATTGACGTTGATGTGTCCGGCCTATTGCGTCGTGAAGAGAATATGGATGATGCAGGTAACAAGCTATTGGACTGCTTAAAGCGGACAGCTGATGGTGAGTTGACTGCTTCTGAGATTCTCGGTCACCGTGAGTTCGTATTAACACGTTTGTACGAATCAGCTTAA
- a CDS encoding succinate dehydrogenase, translated as MSQAVLQAKLWYAQRISAMILGLCVSIHLIIIFYAIRGGLSAEEILGRTQGNIAFAVFYEIFVLACFVHAPIGLANILEETFSKGLLSKALSSILAALILVLGTTAVVGVYTGGAL; from the coding sequence ATGAGCCAAGCAGTTTTGCAGGCCAAGCTTTGGTATGCCCAAAGAATTAGCGCCATGATTTTGGGGCTCTGTGTCAGCATTCATCTCATTATTATTTTCTACGCAATACGCGGCGGGCTAAGTGCTGAAGAGATCCTGGGCCGCACACAAGGCAATATTGCTTTCGCTGTTTTTTACGAGATTTTTGTCTTAGCTTGCTTTGTGCATGCACCTATTGGCTTGGCTAATATCTTGGAAGAAACTTTTTCGAAGGGCTTGCTCTCCAAGGCTTTGTCTTCAATCCTCGCAGCACTCATACTCGTTCTCGGAACTACAGCTGTTGTTGGCGTGTATACCGGAGGCGCTCTATGA
- a CDS encoding tripartite tricarboxylate transporter substrate binding protein, whose protein sequence is MFKIEKYKFSRRLVLLAGALTLALPQLATAQSWPTKPIKLIIPFNAGGTTDILGRLLAQQLTKDLGQNVVVENKGGAGGNIAAEFVAQSPADGYTIMLASGSMLTVNPNLYKRLPVNYSKDFVNITNVASGPMMLSVSNKIPVKNLNEFITYAKTKDLNFGSAGIGSQVHMAGENLTYAANIPATHVPYKGESAAINDLVAGQIDFMVGNLTAATGFAKNGQIKPIAVTSSKRVKQLPDVPTVAESGIPGFESTGWFGLVAPASTPKAITDKIYAATVKAVNSEAMKKSLDMNGLTPIVNTQDEFNAQIKAESANWEKVIKGRNISTQ, encoded by the coding sequence ATGTTTAAGATTGAAAAATATAAGTTCAGTAGACGTTTAGTTTTACTAGCCGGCGCACTCACCCTTGCGCTACCACAGCTAGCAACAGCACAATCTTGGCCCACCAAGCCAATTAAATTAATCATTCCCTTTAATGCGGGGGGAACTACAGACATTCTCGGAAGACTCTTAGCGCAGCAATTAACTAAGGATCTAGGGCAAAACGTCGTTGTTGAAAATAAAGGCGGGGCCGGCGGAAACATCGCAGCTGAATTTGTGGCGCAGTCACCTGCTGACGGCTACACCATCATGCTTGCTTCCGGAAGTATGTTGACAGTAAACCCTAATCTCTACAAAAGACTGCCTGTTAATTACAGCAAAGATTTTGTAAACATCACCAATGTGGCTAGCGGTCCAATGATGCTTTCAGTAAGCAACAAAATTCCAGTCAAGAATTTAAATGAGTTCATTACCTACGCTAAAACAAAGGATCTCAATTTTGGATCTGCAGGTATTGGCAGCCAAGTCCACATGGCTGGTGAAAATCTGACCTATGCTGCAAACATCCCAGCGACCCACGTACCATATAAAGGTGAGTCAGCCGCCATTAATGATTTAGTAGCAGGTCAAATTGACTTTATGGTTGGCAACCTCACTGCCGCTACTGGCTTCGCAAAAAATGGTCAGATTAAGCCTATCGCAGTGACTAGCTCTAAGCGTGTTAAACAGTTACCTGATGTTCCTACTGTCGCAGAAAGTGGTATCCCTGGATTTGAGAGCACTGGTTGGTTCGGTTTAGTAGCTCCTGCTAGCACTCCTAAGGCTATTACCGATAAGATCTACGCTGCTACAGTAAAAGCTGTTAACTCTGAAGCCATGAAAAAGAGTTTGGATATGAATGGCCTCACTCCTATTGTTAACACTCAAGATGAATTTAATGCCCAAATCAAAGCTGAGTCAGCTAACTGGGAAAAAGTGATTAAGGGTCGCAACATTAGTACCCAGTAG
- a CDS encoding fumarate hydratase — translation MQLQMKAVEEACKELYIRALKVLPDDVKAGIERLNQGETDARAQVVLKTMITNISVAEREDNLLCQDTGLPIYKVKIGRNVQLDGMELKAAIRKGCERATTEYPLRSSVVHPITRKNNHTSCGIDMPAISIDFCDDDQMLEIEMVPKGSGSENNSFLKMAIPADGINGVKAFVIESVVSAGGKTCPPTIVGVGIGGTSEQCVAMAKRAATRALGTVCSDEEGAKLEQELTAAVNKLGIGPQGLGGDGTAFAVHVELAHTHITLNPVAVNMQCHSARRARATFTPDGVTYGF, via the coding sequence ATGCAGTTACAAATGAAAGCAGTTGAAGAGGCTTGTAAGGAGCTTTATATCCGAGCATTAAAAGTTCTGCCAGATGATGTGAAGGCTGGTATCGAGCGTTTAAATCAAGGTGAGACAGATGCGCGTGCCCAGGTTGTCTTAAAAACCATGATCACTAATATTTCAGTAGCCGAGCGCGAGGATAATTTACTTTGCCAAGATACTGGCTTGCCGATTTACAAAGTGAAGATTGGTCGTAATGTTCAGCTTGACGGCATGGAGCTAAAGGCGGCGATTCGCAAGGGTTGTGAACGTGCTACTACCGAATATCCATTGCGATCTTCTGTAGTCCACCCAATCACTAGAAAAAATAATCACACTTCTTGCGGCATTGATATGCCTGCAATCAGCATTGATTTTTGTGATGACGATCAAATGCTTGAAATTGAGATGGTCCCCAAAGGAAGTGGCTCAGAAAATAATTCTTTTTTGAAGATGGCCATTCCTGCTGATGGTATTAATGGCGTAAAAGCCTTTGTGATTGAAAGCGTTGTTTCTGCTGGAGGCAAAACTTGCCCGCCAACCATTGTTGGAGTTGGTATTGGCGGCACTTCAGAGCAATGTGTTGCAATGGCTAAGCGTGCTGCTACAAGGGCATTAGGTACTGTTTGTAGCGATGAAGAGGGTGCTAAGTTAGAACAAGAATTAACGGCCGCCGTGAATAAATTAGGTATTGGCCCTCAAGGCTTGGGTGGCGATGGCACGGCATTTGCTGTTCATGTAGAGCTTGCTCATACACACATCACATTAAATCCCGTAGCTGTCAATATGCAGTGCCACTCGGCTCGTAGAGCGCGAGCAACTTTTACGCCTGACGGTGTGACTTACGGGTTCTAG
- a CDS encoding SAF domain-containing protein yields MIHFVVHEPADGVGVVVVEGVKAGTDLIGWVMDGDLTLNIKSESDIPIGHKISLNDFKPGDTVMKYGVDIGKVVAPIKKGEHLHVQNVKTKRW; encoded by the coding sequence ATGATCCACTTTGTCGTGCATGAGCCAGCAGATGGCGTAGGTGTAGTAGTAGTTGAGGGTGTCAAAGCCGGGACTGATTTGATTGGTTGGGTGATGGATGGTGACCTAACTTTAAATATCAAGTCGGAGAGTGATATTCCTATTGGCCACAAAATTTCATTGAATGATTTCAAGCCAGGTGACACTGTAATGAAATACGGCGTTGATATTGGCAAGGTGGTAGCTCCAATTAAAAAAGGTGAGCACCTTCACGTTCAAAACGTTAAAACTAAGCGCTGGTAA